The following coding sequences lie in one Zingiber officinale cultivar Zhangliang chromosome 2B, Zo_v1.1, whole genome shotgun sequence genomic window:
- the LOC122048696 gene encoding uncharacterized protein LOC122048696 translates to MVTGFRRTLSLPLAKSASVPALRRFRGEKRQSLRSTSLPGRSHPTVSHLLDQIRSAPGDSSSSGVDAIDRLLAAVDDLLRLPQAREALCRRPAWADRLLDAFLRLADAHGSFRSAVLCLSDRRAEAQAAIRRADPARLASAARSLRRTEKEVSQVAAAIKDLARSAPLSPGQWADAAEAEITGVLTDAVAATASASVGVFMAIAAAAAAESASLSKDSWKVWPTKKAAKAKETAPSAAAEGLEEGSGRVFRSLVNIRVSLLNILTPSL, encoded by the coding sequence ATGGTCACCGGATTTCGCCGCACGCTCTCGCTGCCGCTGGCCAAATCCGCCTCCGTCCCGGCCCTCCGACGCTTCCGCGGTGAGAAGCGGCAGAGCCTGCGCTCCACTAGCCTGCCCGGGCGTTCCCACCCCACTGTCTCCCACCTCCTCGACCAGATCCGATCCGCCCCCGGAGATTCCTCCTCCTCCGGGGTGGACGCGATCGACCGCCTACTTGCCGCGGTGGACGACCTCCTCCGCCTTCCCCAGGCCCGCGAGGCCCTCTGCCGCCGCCCTGCCTGGGCGGATCGTCTCCTCGACGCCTTCCTCCGCCTGGCCGACGCCCACGGATCCTTCCGCTCCGCCGTCCTCTGCCTCTCCGATCGCCGCGCGGAGGCCCAGGCAGCGATCCGGCGAGCAGATCCTGCACGGCTCGCCTCCGCCGCCCGGTCGCTTCGCCGGACGGAGAAGGAGGTGTCTCAGGTGGCCGCGGCCATCAAGGATCTGGCGAGATCCGCGCCGCTTTCTCCAGGTCAGTGGGCGGACGCAGCGGAGGCCGAGATCACGGGGGTCCTGACGGATGCGGTGGCGGCGACCGCGTCGGCGTCGGTGGGGGTGTTTATGGCGATCGCCGCCGCGGCTGCGGCGGAGTCCGCGTCGCTGTCGAAGGATTCCTGGAAGGTTTGGCCGACGAAGAAGGCAGCGAAGGCGAAGGAGACGGCGCCATCGGCTGCGGCGGAGGGATTGGAAGAGGGAAGCGGGAGGGTGTTCAGGAGTTTGGTTAACATCAGAGTCTCCCTCCTCAACATACTCACTCCCTCATTGTAG
- the LOC122048697 gene encoding uncharacterized protein LOC122048697 has product MVAGFRRSLSLPGQSLGSSPTRRRGHHLRSTSLPCLSHPVLSRVLDQIRSSSDHASLDRIERLLAALDDLLRLPHAHGALRRRPAWADRLLDALLLLADAHGSFRSAAIALADLSAEARAAARRSDPTRIASAARSYRRTEKELIRVAAAVKGLARSTPPGQWEDAAEAEVAGILTEAVAATASASVAVFSATASAAAAVAAAMSKNSRPFWQMRRKASKRESETVEEVPVPPIEGLEEGSGRVLKGLINIRVCLLNILTPAL; this is encoded by the coding sequence ATGGTCGCCGGATTCCGTCGTTCCCTCTCCCTTCCCGGCCAAAGCCTCGGATCCAGCCCGACCCGCCGCCGGGGTCACCACCTTCGCTCCACCAGCCTCCCCTGCCTCTCCCACCCAGTCCTCTCCCGCGTCCTCGACCAGATCCGCTCGTCCTCCGACCACGCGAGCCTCGATCGGATCGAGCGCCTCCTCGCCGCCCTCGACGACCTTCTCCGCCTCCCGCACGCCCACGGCGCGCTTCGACGGCGCCCCGCCTGGGCCGACCGTCTTCTCGACGCCTTACTCCTCCTGGCGGACGCCCATGGTTCCTTCCGCTCCGCGGCAATCGCCCTCGCCGATCTGAGTGCGGAGGCCCGAGCCGCGGCCCGGCGGTCCGATCCCACGCGGATCGCCTCCGCCGCCCGCTCCTATCGCCGCACGGAGAAGGAGCTCATCCGGGTGGCCGCGGCCGTCAAGGGCCTGGCCAGATCCACGCCTCCGGGGCAGTGGGAGGACGCGGCGGAGGCCGAGGTCGCTGGGATCCTGACAGAGGCAGTGGCAGCGACAGCCTCCGCATCGGTCGCTGTGTTCTCTGCGACCGCATCGGCGGCAGCCGCGGTCGCGGCCGCGATGTCTAAGAATTCTAGGCCGTTTTGGCAGATGAGGAGGAAGGCGTCGAAGAGGGAAAGTGAGACCGTGGAGGAAGTGCCGGTGCCGCCGATCGAAGGGTTGGAAGAGGGAAGCGGGAGGGTACTAAAGGGCTTGATCAACATCAGAGTCTGCCTCCTCAACATTCTCACTCCGGCTTTGTAA
- the LOC122048698 gene encoding uncharacterized protein LOC122048698, translating to MAASQPSHVRSISLPSRDHPSVLKMEEELRKFRSFMAQSSLTSRMIVDGMKGLGGLYECIDELLHSPSSNQHFSSQQQKKWMEVELDGSIRLLELLGALRDCVQQIKDRIRDHEIGLRRRGAVAKSKIQTHILSDKKLLKNIQNCFRSLKHMDEKDAFSCTGDEQFGPCKASKIMKEVRLFAMSLLQFIFNFLSLPRPKTKTSRWSLISKALQNRKLSCEGEHEDVKDEATTHYQLQTFQNSIKNLEEGLDSLYRSIIRNRVAVLNFFSL from the coding sequence ATGGCTGCAAGTCAgccttcccatgtccgatccatCAGTCTACCATCTAGAGATCACCCCTCCGTGCTCAAAATGGAGGAAGAGCTGAGAAAGTTCAGGTCTTTTATGGCTCAATCCTCTTTAACATCACGTATGATAGTGGATGGGATGAAGGGGCTTGGAGGTTTGTATGAGTGCATCGATGAGCTTCTTCACTCGCCTAGCAGCAATCAGCACTTCTCCAGTCAACAACAGAAGAAATGGATGGAAGTAGAGTTGGATGGCTCTATCAGGCTGTTGGAATTGCTTGGTGCCCTGAGAGATTGCGTGCAACAAATAAAAGACAGAATTAGAGACCATGAAATTGGCCTTAGAAGACGAGGGGCAGTGGCCAAAAGCAAGATACAGACTCACATCCTTTCTGATAAAAAGTTGCTGAAGAATATTCAGAATTGCTTCAGATCACTGAAGCATATGGATGAAAAAGATGCCTTCAGCTGCACAGGAGATGAGCAATTCGGACCCTGTAAGGCTAGCAAAATTATGAAGGAAGTGAGATTGTTCGCTATGTCTCTTCTTCAGTTCATCTTCAACTTTTTGTCCCTGCCAAGGCCAAAAACCAAAACCAGCAGATGGTCTCTTATTTCAAAGGCATTGCAGAACAGGAAATTATCATGTGAGGGTGAGCATGAGGATGTTAAAGATGAAGCTACGACACATTACCAATTGCAGACGTTTCAAAACAGCATAAAAAATTTGGAAGAAGGATTAGATTCCTTGTATAGAAGCATAATCCGAAACAGAGTTGCCGTTCTTAACTTCTTCAGTTTGTAA